The [Bacillus] selenitireducens MLS10 genome includes a region encoding these proteins:
- a CDS encoding response regulator transcription factor, protein MTEQPITVLIVDDEEQMREMIRNILTNEGYHVLEAADGFEAIQRIEYHKIHFVILDVMMPKLDGYETLDILRKQSGLPVLMLTAKSEESDKVDGLRAGADDYLTKPFGRNELLARMEAILRRSDAYPNIGQAQTSSSDDGQYSFDIITLNTRSKKVTVNKNPVSLTKKEFEMLELFIRHPEQVFSREQLLEAIWGMDYLSASSRTVDTHVKTLRLKLRDASAHIQTVWGIGYKLEIPR, encoded by the coding sequence ATGACTGAACAACCGATTACCGTACTGATTGTAGACGACGAAGAACAAATGAGAGAAATGATTCGAAATATCCTCACAAATGAAGGCTATCACGTCCTTGAGGCCGCCGACGGATTTGAGGCGATTCAACGGATTGAGTATCACAAGATTCATTTTGTGATTCTCGACGTGATGATGCCAAAACTCGATGGCTATGAAACCCTTGATATTCTGAGAAAACAGTCCGGACTGCCGGTACTGATGCTGACAGCCAAGTCCGAAGAATCCGATAAAGTGGACGGGCTGAGAGCAGGCGCCGATGATTATTTGACTAAACCTTTCGGTCGCAATGAGCTCCTCGCAAGAATGGAAGCCATTCTCCGCCGTTCAGATGCTTATCCGAATATCGGACAGGCCCAGACTTCTTCCAGCGACGACGGCCAATACAGCTTTGATATCATCACATTGAACACCCGATCCAAAAAAGTGACAGTAAACAAAAACCCTGTCTCTTTGACAAAGAAGGAGTTTGAAATGCTTGAGCTCTTCATCCGTCATCCTGAACAGGTATTCTCCAGAGAACAGCTGCTTGAGGCGATCTGGGGCATGGATTACCTCAGTGCATCCTCCCGCACCGTTGATACCCATGTCAAGACGCTCCGACTGAAGCTGCGGGACGCCTCTGCGCATATCCAGACCGTTTGGGGGATTGGCTACAAGCTGGAGATTCCCCGATGA
- a CDS encoding YncE family protein produces the protein MPFSQICLLISMLVFTGFSCGNNSNEIRLDVTDGDAVLIAHIKEPTLTLVDLDTNSIVFEEEMPFIISDMVYLDHMDTVIIAGQGESEIMYYNKVNRSFETLTDLREGINDLHYIPETMELYATNPLHNEIYRIIYCEDGTDRMQIDTFKTGEHPSSIAYDPGRDRLYVSNVYDHIIQVFDRHTLELIDAFHVLDRPNGLRIQGDSLYIGGHGTGGELNRDVHIVSLENHRLTNTVETGLMPVVIDYIDKQDDIIAINHGSHSIAAIDKETETVVHSKEVSFNPYFGLRYYDEYLVTTLDGHELIRLDSKTLETIHTIPVKPGPHSMIVLEGTDND, from the coding sequence ATGCCTTTCAGCCAAATTTGCCTGTTGATCTCTATGCTCGTTTTCACGGGGTTTTCCTGCGGAAACAATAGCAATGAGATCCGGTTGGACGTAACAGACGGTGATGCCGTTCTGATTGCGCATATTAAAGAACCGACGCTGACCCTGGTGGATCTTGATACGAACAGCATTGTGTTTGAGGAAGAAATGCCATTTATCATATCGGATATGGTCTATCTCGATCATATGGATACCGTGATCATCGCAGGACAGGGCGAAAGTGAAATTATGTATTATAATAAGGTGAACAGGTCATTTGAGACACTGACAGATCTGAGAGAAGGCATCAACGATCTTCATTATATTCCGGAAACGATGGAACTTTATGCCACCAACCCCCTTCATAACGAAATCTATCGCATAATCTACTGTGAGGACGGGACAGATCGCATGCAGATTGATACTTTTAAAACCGGTGAACACCCAAGCTCCATTGCCTACGATCCCGGCCGGGACAGATTGTATGTGTCCAATGTGTATGATCATATCATTCAGGTCTTTGACCGTCACACACTTGAACTGATCGATGCCTTCCACGTCCTCGACCGTCCGAACGGGCTGAGAATCCAAGGTGATTCCTTGTATATCGGCGGCCATGGAACCGGTGGCGAGCTGAATCGTGATGTGCATATCGTGTCTCTGGAGAATCACCGGCTGACAAATACCGTTGAAACAGGTCTGATGCCGGTTGTCATTGATTATATTGACAAACAAGACGATATCATAGCCATCAACCACGGTTCTCACTCGATAGCTGCTATTGATAAAGAAACAGAGACCGTTGTTCACTCCAAAGAAGTCTCTTTTAATCCTTACTTTGGACTGAGGTATTACGATGAATACCTCGTCACCACGCTGGACGGTCATGAACTGATCAGGCTTGACAGCAAAACACTGGAAACAATTCACACCATCCCCGTTAAGCCGGGGCCGCACTCAATGATCGTATTGGAGGGAACCGACAATGACTGA
- the secY gene encoding preprotein translocase subunit SecY, with translation MFRTIKNIFSVGDLRNKIFFTLAILFVFRIGTHIPAPGVNADVLDFEGLAALGFLNTFGGGALENFSIFATGIMPYITASIIVQLLRMDVVPKFAEWAKEGDQGRKKLAQVTRYGTVVIAFVQALGLSFGFNNIMPGLVPNPSFTTYMIIALTLTAGTAFLLWLGEQITAHGVGNGISLLIFAGIAAGIPGGATQLYTMYIYDAGDQLFINLMIVLLILLAIIVVVIGVIFVQQAIRKVPVQYAKRLGSGGQPRGGQSSHIPLKVNSAGVIPVIFAMSLFIFPPTIANFFGAESAFGQWVVQAFDYTNTIGMSVYVLLIIGFTYFYTFVQMNPEQMAENLKKQNGFIPGIRPGKTTEKYITRTLYRLTFVGALFLASVSILPMLLTRFAGLPPAIQIGGTGLLIVVGVALDTMKRIESQLIDRRYTGFMRKQS, from the coding sequence ATGTTTCGAACGATTAAGAATATTTTCTCCGTGGGCGACCTGCGGAACAAGATCTTTTTTACACTGGCAATCCTGTTTGTATTCCGAATTGGTACACACATTCCGGCCCCGGGTGTTAATGCCGATGTGCTTGATTTTGAGGGATTGGCAGCCCTTGGCTTTTTGAATACATTTGGCGGTGGTGCTCTTGAGAACTTCTCCATTTTCGCAACGGGGATCATGCCGTATATCACGGCTTCGATCATCGTGCAGCTGTTACGGATGGATGTTGTGCCTAAATTTGCCGAATGGGCAAAAGAAGGGGACCAGGGGCGAAAGAAGCTTGCCCAGGTGACCCGTTATGGAACGGTAGTGATCGCGTTTGTTCAGGCTTTGGGACTCTCTTTCGGGTTTAACAATATCATGCCCGGACTCGTGCCGAATCCGTCTTTCACGACGTATATGATCATCGCACTGACGCTCACGGCAGGTACGGCTTTTCTGCTTTGGCTCGGTGAACAGATTACGGCACACGGTGTCGGAAACGGGATATCCCTCCTGATCTTCGCAGGGATTGCAGCGGGGATTCCGGGCGGGGCGACCCAGCTGTATACGATGTACATCTATGACGCTGGAGATCAGCTCTTTATCAATCTGATGATTGTCCTTCTGATTCTCCTTGCTATTATTGTTGTTGTCATCGGGGTTATCTTCGTGCAACAGGCCATCCGTAAGGTGCCGGTTCAGTATGCGAAGCGTCTTGGCTCAGGCGGTCAACCGCGTGGCGGCCAAAGCTCCCATATTCCGTTGAAGGTAAACTCTGCAGGGGTTATTCCGGTTATCTTTGCCATGTCCCTCTTTATTTTCCCACCGACCATCGCCAATTTCTTTGGCGCTGAGTCTGCGTTCGGACAATGGGTCGTGCAGGCATTTGACTACACGAATACGATCGGGATGTCTGTTTATGTCCTCCTGATCATCGGGTTTACGTATTTCTATACGTTCGTTCAGATGAATCCGGAACAGATGGCGGAGAACCTGAAGAAGCAGAACGGCTTTATTCCAGGGATCCGTCCAGGGAAAACGACGGAGAAGTACATTACTCGCACGTTGTACCGACTGACGTTTGTCGGAGCGCTGTTCCTGGCATCCGTATCGATTCTTCCGATGCTGTTGACGCGTTTTGCAGGATTACCGCCTGCAATCCAGATCGGCGGTACGGGTCTTCTCATCGTGGTGGGTGTAGCCCTCGATACGATGAAGCGGATCGAGAGTCAGTTGATTGACCGACGCTATACAGGATTTATGAGAAAACAGTCATAA
- a CDS encoding 3-hydroxyacyl-CoA dehydrogenase/enoyl-CoA hydratase family protein, whose translation MINRIGKVAVLGSGIMGSGIAAHLANVGIPSILFDIVPRELTDAEKKKGLTLEDEAVRNRLAAESIQKLKKQKPAPLAKKANIDMIEAANMEDHMERLQEVDWIVEVVVENLEIKQKVFANVEKHRKEGSIVSSNTSGISVEAMAEGRSDDFKKHFIGTHFFNPPRYLKLLEIIPTKDTSPEVMSFMRAFGEDTLGKGIVEAKDTPNFIGNRIGTYGLLVTVREMVKGGYSVGEVDSVTGPSLGRPKSATFRTLDVVGLDTFLHVAKNVYDKDEGDEQDVFDPPAFMREMNEKKMLGSKTGKGFYYKKKTESGSEILELDYETMEYVERKKLKAPSVQQSKQAKGKANKLKALVYADDRAGELVWNILKPTLIYAAEKAEEIANNIRDIDNAMKWGFGWELGPFETWDAIGVEKSVAKMKEDGDSVPQWVEDMLASGKTSFYESRTSYFHKGDYVEAEINPKEIHIKTLKENESNIILKNAGASLVDLGDDIAVLEFTSPNNSIGLDVLQMIKKSVDEVEKNYKGLVINNQGKNFCVGANLMMILMEAQDMNFPELDLVIRQFQQSMARIRYSAKPVIAAPFQMTLGGGTEVSLPAAKIQASPETYMGLVEGGVGLIPGGGGNKELYIREINRLPEGASIDLQAVANKVFETIAMAKVSTSGQEAEELGFIRPQDGISVNQDHLLHDAKMEALHLFNQGYTPPKRDKIPVVGETGYATMLLGAKSLRFGNYISDHDLKIADKLAFVLAGGRVPKGSKVDEQYLLDLEREAFLSLVGEPKTQQRMQHMLTKGKPLRN comes from the coding sequence ATGATTAACCGTATTGGTAAAGTGGCCGTATTGGGATCAGGTATCATGGGTTCCGGCATCGCAGCACATTTGGCGAATGTAGGGATCCCGTCGATTTTGTTCGACATTGTTCCTCGTGAACTGACGGACGCAGAAAAGAAAAAGGGACTGACCCTTGAAGATGAAGCCGTCCGCAACAGACTCGCAGCTGAATCGATCCAGAAACTGAAGAAGCAAAAGCCGGCGCCGCTGGCGAAGAAAGCCAACATCGACATGATCGAGGCTGCCAACATGGAAGACCACATGGAACGCTTACAGGAAGTGGACTGGATTGTGGAAGTGGTTGTCGAAAATCTTGAGATCAAACAGAAAGTATTTGCAAACGTGGAAAAGCATCGTAAAGAAGGAAGTATCGTCAGCTCGAACACATCCGGTATTTCCGTTGAAGCAATGGCGGAAGGGCGTTCCGACGACTTCAAAAAGCATTTTATCGGGACACACTTTTTTAACCCGCCACGCTATTTGAAGCTGCTTGAAATCATTCCGACGAAAGATACAAGCCCGGAAGTAATGAGTTTCATGCGCGCCTTTGGTGAGGATACGCTCGGTAAAGGAATTGTCGAAGCGAAGGACACCCCGAACTTTATCGGGAACCGGATCGGGACATACGGGCTGCTCGTCACTGTTCGTGAAATGGTGAAAGGCGGCTATTCTGTCGGAGAAGTGGATTCTGTAACCGGACCGTCACTTGGCCGTCCGAAGAGTGCCACATTCCGTACCCTGGACGTCGTTGGCCTTGACACATTCCTTCATGTTGCGAAGAACGTGTATGACAAAGACGAAGGTGACGAACAGGACGTCTTTGACCCGCCTGCCTTCATGCGCGAGATGAATGAGAAAAAGATGCTCGGAAGCAAGACAGGCAAGGGTTTTTATTACAAAAAGAAAACCGAATCAGGCAGTGAAATCCTTGAACTCGATTATGAAACAATGGAGTATGTTGAACGCAAGAAACTGAAAGCGCCTTCAGTCCAGCAGAGTAAGCAGGCGAAGGGAAAGGCCAATAAGCTTAAGGCGTTGGTGTATGCCGATGACCGTGCGGGCGAACTGGTCTGGAACATTTTGAAGCCGACGCTCATCTATGCGGCTGAGAAAGCGGAAGAGATTGCAAACAACATCCGTGACATCGATAACGCGATGAAATGGGGCTTTGGCTGGGAGCTCGGCCCGTTTGAGACGTGGGACGCGATTGGCGTTGAGAAATCCGTTGCCAAAATGAAAGAAGACGGTGACTCGGTTCCACAGTGGGTGGAGGACATGCTCGCATCCGGCAAGACGTCCTTCTACGAGAGCCGGACTTCATACTTCCACAAAGGGGACTATGTGGAAGCGGAGATCAATCCGAAGGAAATTCATATCAAAACCCTGAAAGAAAATGAATCTAACATCATCCTGAAAAATGCCGGTGCCTCACTCGTGGATCTTGGAGACGATATTGCCGTACTTGAGTTCACTTCGCCGAACAATTCCATCGGACTCGACGTACTGCAGATGATCAAAAAGTCCGTAGATGAAGTGGAGAAGAACTACAAAGGGCTCGTCATCAATAACCAGGGCAAGAACTTCTGTGTCGGGGCGAACTTGATGATGATCCTCATGGAAGCGCAGGATATGAACTTCCCTGAACTCGATCTCGTCATCCGGCAGTTCCAGCAGTCGATGGCCCGCATCCGCTACTCGGCCAAACCGGTCATTGCGGCACCGTTCCAGATGACCCTCGGTGGCGGAACGGAAGTCAGTTTGCCGGCAGCGAAGATTCAGGCATCACCGGAGACGTATATGGGACTCGTTGAAGGCGGTGTCGGTCTGATTCCTGGCGGTGGAGGTAACAAAGAACTGTATATCCGCGAAATCAACCGTCTTCCTGAAGGGGCAAGCATTGACCTGCAGGCTGTTGCGAACAAAGTGTTCGAAACGATCGCCATGGCTAAGGTCAGTACCAGCGGACAGGAAGCGGAAGAGCTCGGATTCATCAGGCCGCAGGACGGGATCAGCGTCAATCAGGATCATCTGTTGCATGATGCCAAGATGGAAGCACTCCATCTCTTCAACCAGGGCTATACGCCGCCGAAGCGTGACAAGATCCCTGTTGTCGGTGAAACGGGCTATGCAACCATGCTTCTCGGTGCGAAATCGCTCAGGTTTGGCAACTACATTTCCGATCATGACCTGAAGATTGCCGACAAGCTCGCATTTGTACTCGCAGGGGGACGTGTTCCAAAGGGATCGAAGGTGGATGAACAATATTTACTGGATCTTGAACGTGAAGCATTCCTGAGCCTCGTTGGGGAACCGAAAACCCAGCAGCGTATGCAGCATATGCTGACGAAGGGCAAACCGCTTCGCAACTGA
- a CDS encoding acetyl-CoA C-acetyltransferase → MKEAVIVSGARTPVGKAKKGTLAHVRPDDLGALTIKETLKRANDFDPSRIEDVIIGCAMPEAEQGMNMARNISALAGIPEQVPAITVNRYCSSGLQSIAYAAERIMLGKASAIIAGGAESMTMIPMGGHVIAPNPTLVDQAPEYYMGMGNTAEEVAERYGVSREDQDAFAVESHKRAANAIKEGKFKDEIVPVPVTHRYVDDNHKLVEKEVLFDTDEGVRTDTTMEGLAKLRPAFNQAGGTVTAGNASQMSDGAASVLVMDKETAEKEGLQPMAKFLAYEVAGVAPDVMGIGPVEAIPKALKSAGLDFGDIGLYELNEAFASQSLQVIRELGLDPEKVNVNGGAIALGHPLGCTGTKLTLSLLHEMKRRGEKYGVVTMCIGGGMGAAGVFELM, encoded by the coding sequence TTGAAAGAAGCTGTTATCGTTTCAGGTGCAAGGACACCTGTAGGAAAAGCGAAAAAAGGAACGCTTGCTCACGTGAGACCGGACGATCTCGGAGCATTGACCATCAAGGAAACGCTGAAACGTGCCAACGATTTTGACCCGTCCCGCATTGAGGACGTGATCATCGGTTGTGCTATGCCGGAGGCGGAACAGGGCATGAACATGGCCCGAAATATCTCCGCACTGGCGGGAATCCCGGAACAGGTACCGGCGATTACCGTTAATCGCTACTGTTCATCAGGGCTGCAGAGCATTGCCTACGCGGCAGAGCGGATCATGCTCGGTAAAGCTTCTGCCATCATCGCAGGCGGAGCGGAATCCATGACGATGATCCCGATGGGCGGACATGTCATTGCGCCCAACCCGACGCTCGTTGATCAGGCGCCGGAGTATTACATGGGGATGGGGAATACGGCCGAAGAAGTGGCCGAACGCTATGGCGTAAGCCGCGAAGATCAGGATGCCTTTGCCGTTGAGAGTCATAAACGTGCGGCGAATGCCATCAAAGAAGGTAAGTTTAAAGATGAGATTGTTCCGGTACCGGTGACGCACCGTTATGTGGATGACAATCATAAACTGGTAGAGAAAGAAGTTCTGTTTGATACCGACGAAGGCGTGCGGACAGATACGACCATGGAAGGCCTTGCGAAACTGAGACCGGCTTTTAATCAGGCTGGCGGTACTGTTACGGCAGGGAATGCATCACAGATGAGTGACGGCGCTGCGTCGGTACTTGTCATGGACAAAGAAACCGCCGAAAAGGAAGGCCTTCAGCCAATGGCCAAATTCCTCGCTTATGAAGTGGCGGGTGTTGCACCTGATGTGATGGGGATCGGCCCTGTTGAAGCGATTCCAAAGGCGCTCAAATCCGCAGGTCTTGATTTCGGTGACATCGGTCTGTATGAATTGAATGAAGCTTTTGCATCCCAGTCGCTGCAAGTTATTCGTGAACTCGGCCTCGACCCGGAGAAAGTCAACGTCAACGGTGGAGCCATTGCACTCGGTCATCCGCTCGGCTGCACAGGCACCAAGCTTACTTTGAGCCTTCTTCATGAAATGAAGCGAAGAGGCGAAAAGTACGGAGTTGTGACGATGTGTATCGGCGGCGGTATGGGCGCAGCAGGCGTGTTTGAACTGATGTAA
- a CDS encoding acyl-CoA dehydrogenase family protein yields the protein MATDKLIKGSMFLLEETSYEDVFTPEDFSDEHKMMAKMTQDFVNEKVKPELEFIEQHEFDRSVRLMKEAGELGLLGVDVPEEYGGLELDKISSTIITEKFGLGGSFSLTHGAHVGIGSLPIVYFGTEEQKKQYLPDLATGERIAAYALTEPTSGSDALSAKATAKLNEEGTHYILNGEKQWITNAGFADVFVVYAKIDGEQFSAFIVEKDHEGVSVGPEEKKMGIKGSSTRTLILEDAVVPKENLLGEAGRGHVIAFNILNLGRFKLGVGCVGGAKRAVEISAAYANERKQFNMPISKFTLIQKKLAEMAAKTYALESTIYRTAGLIDKGFDELSDEQKKDGKLVGKAIAEYAVECSLNKFFGSEALDEIVDEGVQIHGGNGFMMEYEIENMYRNSRINRIFEGTNEVNRMLVPGTLLKMAMKGELPLLEKASGLQEELMMMMPEEVGDEPLEQERYLLQNAKKIFLMIAGTAAQKYGEKLQKEQELLANVADIVSEIYNIESMVLRTEKAMARDGADKSAQKLLMTQVYSQEAFNKIEAFAKESLVALDDGDGLRTMLSILKKLTRHTPINMIAKKRELAAKIIEEERYVL from the coding sequence ATGGCAACAGATAAGTTGATTAAAGGAAGCATGTTTTTACTTGAAGAGACGTCTTATGAAGACGTGTTTACACCGGAGGATTTTTCTGACGAGCATAAGATGATGGCGAAGATGACCCAGGATTTCGTCAATGAAAAGGTGAAGCCGGAGCTTGAGTTTATCGAGCAGCATGAATTTGACCGGTCGGTCAGACTGATGAAAGAAGCCGGAGAACTCGGTCTTCTCGGTGTGGACGTGCCTGAAGAGTACGGCGGACTTGAACTCGATAAAATCAGTTCCACGATCATTACGGAGAAATTCGGACTTGGCGGATCGTTCTCCCTGACGCACGGCGCGCACGTCGGAATCGGTTCCCTGCCCATCGTTTACTTCGGCACTGAAGAACAGAAGAAGCAGTACCTGCCGGATCTGGCCACGGGTGAACGCATCGCAGCCTACGCGCTCACAGAGCCGACGTCAGGCTCCGACGCCCTCTCCGCGAAAGCGACAGCGAAGCTGAATGAAGAAGGAACCCACTATATCCTCAATGGAGAAAAGCAGTGGATCACAAATGCCGGATTCGCCGACGTTTTCGTTGTCTATGCCAAGATTGACGGCGAACAGTTCTCCGCCTTTATCGTGGAAAAGGACCATGAAGGCGTGTCAGTCGGACCGGAAGAGAAGAAAATGGGGATCAAAGGATCCTCAACCCGTACGCTGATTTTGGAAGACGCTGTAGTACCGAAGGAAAACCTTCTCGGAGAAGCAGGCAGAGGCCACGTTATTGCCTTTAACATTTTGAACCTGGGCCGCTTTAAACTCGGTGTCGGCTGCGTCGGCGGAGCAAAGCGTGCTGTGGAAATTTCTGCAGCCTACGCCAATGAGCGTAAGCAGTTTAACATGCCGATTTCAAAGTTCACGTTAATCCAGAAGAAACTCGCGGAAATGGCAGCGAAAACGTACGCGCTTGAAAGTACGATCTACCGTACTGCGGGTCTGATTGACAAAGGCTTCGACGAACTTTCGGATGAGCAGAAAAAAGACGGAAAACTCGTCGGGAAAGCCATTGCAGAATACGCAGTGGAGTGCTCCCTGAACAAGTTCTTCGGATCCGAAGCCCTCGATGAAATCGTAGACGAAGGTGTTCAGATCCACGGCGGTAACGGCTTTATGATGGAATATGAAATTGAAAACATGTACCGGAACTCCCGTATCAACCGAATCTTCGAAGGAACGAATGAAGTCAACCGCATGCTCGTTCCTGGTACGCTCTTGAAGATGGCGATGAAAGGCGAACTGCCGCTTCTTGAGAAGGCATCAGGCCTTCAGGAAGAACTCATGATGATGATGCCTGAGGAAGTGGGCGATGAGCCGCTTGAACAGGAACGTTATCTCCTTCAGAATGCGAAGAAAATCTTCCTGATGATTGCCGGTACGGCGGCACAGAAATATGGTGAAAAGCTTCAGAAAGAGCAGGAGCTCCTCGCAAACGTGGCGGATATCGTGAGTGAAATTTACAACATAGAATCCATGGTTCTCCGCACGGAAAAAGCGATGGCAAGAGACGGTGCAGATAAGTCCGCACAGAAGCTTCTCATGACACAAGTGTACTCTCAGGAAGCATTCAATAAGATCGAAGCGTTCGCGAAAGAATCCCTCGTTGCCCTTGATGATGGTGACGGCCTTCGTACGATGCTTTCCATCCTGAAGAAGCTTACCCGTCATACACCGATCAACATGATCGCAAAGAAGCGGGAACTCGCTGCAAAAATCATTGAAGAAGAGCGATACGTCCTGTAA
- a CDS encoding arsenate reductase family protein: MSLTMYHYPQUGNSRKAKAWLEEQGFDLELHNIVKETPSKETLKELLDTSGMPLKKFFNTSGKKYRELGMKDKMADSSEEELLEILSSDGMLIKRPLVTDGKQVTVGFKEDMFEEAWG, translated from the coding sequence ATGAGCCTGACAATGTATCATTACCCGCAGTGAGGGAATTCGAGAAAAGCCAAGGCTTGGCTTGAAGAACAGGGATTTGATCTGGAGTTACACAACATCGTCAAAGAGACGCCGTCAAAGGAGACGCTGAAGGAGCTTCTTGACACAAGCGGTATGCCGCTGAAAAAGTTTTTTAATACGAGCGGAAAGAAGTACAGGGAGCTCGGCATGAAAGACAAGATGGCCGATTCTTCTGAAGAGGAACTGCTCGAGATTCTGTCATCGGACGGTATGCTGATCAAGCGCCCGCTTGTAACGGATGGCAAACAGGTGACGGTCGGGTTTAAAGAAGACATGTTTGAAGAAGCCTGGGGATGA
- the gcvH gene encoding glycine cleavage system protein GcvH: protein MSLPKDLKYSAEHEWVKQEDGKVRIGITDHAQSELGDIVFVELPEVGDEIEVEEPFGSVESVKTVSELYAPVTGKVVEVNEDLEDSPEFVNESPYEKAWMIVVEPSDEGELSQLMDADAYDKLISEEK, encoded by the coding sequence ATGAGTTTACCGAAGGATCTGAAATATTCTGCTGAACATGAATGGGTGAAGCAGGAAGACGGTAAAGTGAGAATCGGGATCACGGATCATGCGCAGTCTGAGCTTGGTGATATTGTATTCGTTGAATTGCCGGAGGTCGGTGATGAAATTGAAGTAGAAGAACCGTTTGGGAGCGTTGAATCTGTCAAGACGGTCTCTGAGCTTTACGCACCGGTCACGGGAAAAGTTGTGGAAGTGAACGAAGATCTTGAAGATTCGCCTGAGTTCGTGAATGAATCACCTTACGAGAAAGCCTGGATGATTGTTGTTGAACCTTCTGATGAGGGTGAACTCAGTCAGCTCATGGATGCTGATGCTTACGATAAGCTGATCAGTGAAGAGAAGTAA
- a CDS encoding MFS transporter: MLIRFLRDWKHQFKQYNLNVRLFLLSSILVHIGMGIFMIIYNYYIRELGYDDQMNGSVIAMQSMATALLLLPAGILSDRKGRKKVILIGLLLAAVSLFLRASGTSEWLLLSGAFMTGMFMAMIQVSAIPLLAENSTEKQRVHLFSLNFAVIMFANVFGNLIGGAFSDLFQILFGMTALWSIRATLLIGAVFFFAALIPVLKIREERKLESKTVQDRSFKKLFRTNKDGLKIILLFAGAQILIGFGSGLVIPYLNLYFVDRFEASHTMVGLILSSGQAMTAVALMIGPVVVKRIGEVKAVVFFQLASIPFLLLTAFTEILWLAVFGFLFRQALMNAGNPIQMSLMMRSVNDNMKGLANSVGQAVFQLGWAVMGPVSTTIVVVYGSYSGYAIVFSITAVLYVIGTLYFYFVFRNRIKPLED; encoded by the coding sequence ATGCTGATCCGATTCTTACGGGACTGGAAACACCAGTTCAAACAATACAATCTGAATGTCCGTTTATTCCTGCTCAGCTCCATTCTGGTCCATATCGGCATGGGGATCTTTATGATCATCTACAACTACTATATACGAGAACTCGGATATGATGACCAGATGAACGGATCGGTCATCGCCATGCAGTCGATGGCGACGGCTCTCTTACTTTTACCGGCAGGGATTCTTTCCGACCGAAAGGGCAGGAAAAAGGTGATTCTGATCGGCCTTCTTCTCGCTGCTGTCAGCCTCTTTCTGCGGGCAAGCGGGACTTCTGAATGGCTTTTGCTGTCCGGCGCCTTTATGACCGGGATGTTTATGGCAATGATCCAGGTGTCCGCGATCCCGCTCCTTGCTGAGAACTCCACCGAGAAGCAGCGGGTACATCTGTTCAGCCTCAACTTTGCCGTGATCATGTTTGCCAACGTATTCGGCAACCTGATCGGCGGGGCGTTCAGTGACCTCTTTCAGATTCTCTTTGGCATGACTGCTCTCTGGAGCATCCGGGCAACGCTATTAATCGGTGCGGTCTTCTTTTTCGCAGCACTCATTCCGGTTTTAAAGATTCGGGAGGAACGGAAATTGGAATCGAAGACGGTGCAGGACCGTTCTTTTAAGAAGCTCTTTCGAACCAATAAAGACGGATTGAAAATCATCCTTCTCTTTGCCGGTGCGCAAATTCTCATCGGTTTCGGCTCCGGCCTTGTTATTCCGTATCTGAATTTGTACTTCGTTGACCGCTTTGAAGCGAGTCATACAATGGTGGGACTCATCCTCTCTTCCGGTCAGGCGATGACGGCTGTGGCACTGATGATCGGACCGGTCGTTGTCAAACGCATCGGAGAAGTGAAAGCGGTGGTCTTCTTTCAGCTCGCATCGATCCCGTTTCTCTTACTGACGGCGTTTACTGAAATACTCTGGCTGGCGGTATTCGGTTTTCTCTTCCGGCAGGCGCTGATGAATGCCGGGAACCCGATACAGATGTCGCTGATGATGAGAAGTGTCAATGATAATATGAAGGGGCTCGCAAATTCTGTAGGCCAGGCAGTTTTCCAGCTCGGTTGGGCTGTGATGGGACCGGTTTCCACGACGATCGTGGTCGTGTACGGATCTTACTCAGGCTATGCCATCGTTTTTTCAATTACAGCCGTTCTCTATGTCATTGGTACATTATACTTTTATTTTGTGTTTCGTAACCGTATAAAACCGTTGGAGGACTGA